The following are encoded in a window of Mycolicibacterium tusciae JS617 genomic DNA:
- a CDS encoding serine hydrolase domain-containing protein, whose protein sequence is MTETDDASPQFRATAEALMDSMRTHRAPGTALGILSDGREEHATFGVASANTLTPAGPETLFQIGSLTKTYTATAIWRLIDEGALALEAPVRSYLPHLRLHDEETAARVTVGNLLDHTAGWFGDDTTYTGEDDDGIARFVDERLPQLPQQFPLGRFFSYNNAAFILLGRLIEVASGTDYNTAMQNLVFGPLGLADTVLDRRQVLARQYSDGHYAGPINGTDGVAVQSPLWVPRCVDPAGGIWSTTRDVMRYARLHLSAGADGTDGIVSPQSLRRMQEPVQSVPGLNISIGRSWFVQDVGGVRAIMHNGDTAGQHTVFVAIPERQFAFVLFINNVMAGVPVEVDVLDKALASYPGLAELSGEMGFSRTLLAPPDAPTVPLSEAEAGEYAGRYGDPARVMSFAPSDGELEVTVERREQENSWEPAVAPPWPPPSKVAFLGRDMGQSRRARLPFVRDDGGRVRWVESGFRLVPRIMDGDD, encoded by the coding sequence GTGACGGAGACCGACGACGCGTCCCCACAGTTCCGCGCGACCGCCGAGGCGCTCATGGACTCCATGCGCACACATCGCGCGCCAGGAACCGCGCTCGGCATTCTTTCCGACGGGCGGGAGGAACACGCCACGTTCGGTGTCGCCAGCGCGAATACGTTGACGCCTGCGGGACCCGAAACCCTTTTCCAGATCGGCTCTTTGACCAAGACCTACACCGCGACCGCCATCTGGCGTCTCATCGATGAGGGCGCCTTGGCGCTCGAAGCCCCGGTTCGTAGTTATCTCCCACACTTGCGGCTTCATGACGAAGAGACGGCCGCGCGCGTTACCGTCGGCAATCTGTTGGACCACACCGCGGGCTGGTTCGGCGACGACACCACCTACACCGGAGAAGACGACGACGGAATCGCCCGCTTCGTCGACGAACGACTCCCGCAGCTGCCCCAGCAGTTCCCGCTCGGCCGCTTCTTCTCCTACAACAACGCGGCCTTCATTCTGTTGGGTCGTCTGATCGAGGTGGCGTCCGGAACCGACTACAACACCGCGATGCAGAACCTGGTGTTCGGCCCGCTCGGATTGGCCGACACGGTGCTCGACCGTCGCCAGGTTCTTGCGCGCCAATACTCGGACGGTCACTACGCAGGCCCCATCAACGGCACCGACGGCGTGGCCGTGCAGTCCCCGCTGTGGGTGCCGCGCTGTGTGGACCCTGCCGGCGGTATCTGGTCGACGACGCGCGATGTGATGCGCTATGCGCGCCTTCACCTTTCGGCGGGCGCCGACGGCACTGACGGCATCGTCTCGCCGCAGAGCCTGCGCCGGATGCAGGAGCCGGTCCAGTCCGTCCCCGGGCTGAACATCAGCATCGGACGAAGCTGGTTCGTGCAGGACGTCGGGGGAGTGCGGGCCATCATGCACAACGGCGATACGGCCGGCCAGCACACGGTGTTCGTGGCGATCCCGGAGCGGCAATTCGCCTTCGTGCTGTTCATCAACAACGTGATGGCCGGCGTCCCCGTCGAAGTGGATGTTCTCGACAAGGCGCTGGCGAGCTATCCGGGCCTGGCGGAACTGTCGGGCGAGATGGGATTCAGCCGCACGTTGTTGGCACCGCCGGACGCGCCGACGGTGCCCCTGTCGGAAGCGGAGGCCGGAGAGTACGCGGGCCGCTATGGGGATCCCGCCAGGGTGATGTCGTTCGCACCCTCCGACGGCGAGCTGGAGGTGACGGTAGAGCGGCGGGAACAGGAGAATTCGTGGGAACCCGCCGTCGCGCCGCCATGGCCACCGCCGTCAAAAGTCGCCTTCCTCGGCCGGGACATGGGGCAGAGCAGGCGGGCGCGCCTTCCGTTCGTCCGCGACGACGGCGGCCGCGTCAGGTGGGTGGAGTCGGGATTCCGCTTGGTCCCTCGCATCATGGATGGAGACGACTGA
- a CDS encoding lytic transglycosylase domain-containing protein — protein sequence MRQTRAVSGQHRSALLVFAAGMCVLGGCSPSAPSDPSPAPTVSPSTVTAQTMDQPTSPSPPAAPSGAQPKISSDPAQLADDLVADELALRDPATPEPALAAAARRQQAAYRAIGRNPDWDAVIHPRIPPWLVATYDLNVDARRQLYPMTEVRDTVPAWRIVAPAPADALMAHYREAEAASGVPWNYLAAIHLIETRFGSIEGTSTAGAQGPMQFLPSTFEAYGDGGDIHSLRDSIMAAGRYLAANDFANNRDHAIFRYNNSDRYVQAVNDYAAVLAADPAAFAGYYRWDVYYRTTAGDVLLPVGYVAMEPIPVQTYLADHPQ from the coding sequence ATGCGACAGACTCGGGCCGTGAGCGGACAACATCGAAGTGCGCTACTGGTGTTCGCTGCCGGAATGTGCGTGCTTGGCGGATGCTCACCGAGTGCGCCGTCGGATCCATCACCTGCGCCGACGGTGTCGCCCTCCACAGTCACCGCGCAGACGATGGACCAGCCGACCTCACCCAGTCCGCCGGCCGCCCCCTCTGGCGCGCAGCCAAAGATCTCGTCCGACCCGGCACAGCTGGCCGACGATCTGGTTGCCGACGAGCTGGCACTACGTGACCCGGCAACGCCGGAGCCGGCGCTCGCCGCCGCGGCACGCCGCCAGCAGGCCGCCTACCGCGCCATCGGGCGCAACCCCGACTGGGATGCGGTCATCCACCCGCGAATTCCGCCGTGGCTGGTGGCGACCTACGACCTCAACGTCGACGCCCGCCGTCAGCTGTATCCGATGACGGAAGTGAGGGACACCGTCCCCGCGTGGCGGATCGTCGCGCCCGCTCCCGCGGACGCGTTGATGGCGCACTACCGCGAGGCCGAGGCGGCCTCCGGTGTTCCGTGGAATTACTTGGCGGCGATCCATCTGATCGAGACACGCTTCGGCAGCATCGAAGGCACCAGCACGGCAGGTGCGCAGGGCCCCATGCAATTTCTGCCGTCCACATTCGAGGCCTACGGCGACGGCGGCGACATCCACTCGCTGCGTGACAGCATCATGGCGGCGGGCCGGTACCTCGCCGCGAACGACTTCGCCAACAACCGCGATCACGCCATCTTCCGGTACAACAACTCCGACCGGTACGTGCAAGCGGTCAATGATTACGCCGCGGTGCTGGCGGCTGACCCCGCCGCATTCGCCGGCTACTACCGATGGGATGTGTACTACCGCACGACCGCCGGCGACGTCCTGCTGCCGGTCGGGTACGTCGCGATGGAACCGATTCCCGTCCAGACCTACCTGGCCGACCATCCGCAATAG
- a CDS encoding excinuclease ABC subunit UvrA, producing MTELSNRSADEIDPCVRVYGTRVHNLRGVDVAAPRDALVVFTGISGSGKSSLAFGTIYAEAQRRYFESVAPYARRLLLPTGAPKVDDITGLPPAVALQQRRGSATSRSTVGTVTTLSNLLRMLFSRAGTYPRGATERLDSDAFSPNTAVGACPECHGLGRIHRVTEETLVPDPSLTIREGAVAAWPGAWQGQNLRDILVTLGYDIDKPWRKLSKRQRNWILFTDEQPTVEIDPGQHPVQADYYYNGTFSSAERHVRHTLANSQSAMMRRRVLQFVDSVECPLCDGSGLRPEALKVTFTGRTIADYVAMPLADLADTLRPTASRTDSAAAYESTESGELTEVATMIAADLVARLQVLIDLGLGYLTLSRRTPTVSPGELQRLRLATQLRAGLFGVLYVLDEPSAGLHPADAEPLLDVLDRLRRAGNSLFVVEHDMDVVRRADWIVDVGPGAGELGGDVLYSGPVPGLADIEESVTRRYLFEEAGRPSGQSRPETGRLQLRGICFHNLRDLDVDLPLGVYTAVTGVSGSGKSTLVVKVLGDVVNRHLGTGRTTEPAEPIDETDTEIVDLDHDSSVGVTVEGVEAINRVVSVDQRPIGRTPRSTLATYTGLFDAVRREFAATPKARRRGWTAGRFSFNVAEGRCPTCQGEGFVSVELLFLPGTYATCPACQGARYSDETLQVRYRDRTIADVLAMTVDEASEFLADVASAARSLTTLQEVGLGYLRLGQPATELSGGEAQRIKLASELQRPRRGHTLYVLDEPTTGLHPADVDLLDRQLHRLVDAGNTVVVAEHDMRMVAGADWVIDLGPGAGNDGGRVVAAGPPTRVARAKQSRTAPYLAKRLAPTATR from the coding sequence ATGACAGAATTGTCCAACAGAAGCGCGGACGAGATCGACCCTTGTGTACGCGTCTACGGGACACGGGTCCACAATTTGCGGGGTGTCGACGTCGCCGCGCCACGTGATGCACTGGTTGTGTTCACGGGGATCTCGGGATCCGGCAAATCGTCGTTAGCCTTCGGAACCATCTATGCCGAGGCCCAACGCCGCTACTTCGAATCGGTCGCTCCGTACGCCCGTCGCCTCCTGTTGCCAACCGGCGCGCCAAAGGTAGATGACATCACTGGGTTACCGCCGGCCGTCGCGTTGCAGCAGCGTCGAGGTTCGGCGACATCGCGGTCGACGGTCGGCACCGTCACCACTCTGTCGAACTTGCTGAGGATGCTGTTCTCCCGCGCCGGAACCTACCCGCGAGGGGCCACAGAACGACTGGACTCCGACGCGTTCTCCCCAAACACCGCGGTCGGTGCGTGTCCCGAGTGCCACGGGCTCGGACGAATCCACCGGGTCACCGAAGAGACACTGGTACCTGACCCGTCGCTGACCATCCGCGAAGGCGCCGTTGCCGCGTGGCCGGGGGCGTGGCAGGGCCAGAACCTACGCGACATACTGGTCACGCTCGGTTACGACATCGACAAGCCGTGGCGGAAACTTTCGAAGCGGCAACGCAATTGGATTCTGTTCACTGATGAGCAGCCAACTGTCGAGATCGACCCGGGCCAACACCCCGTTCAGGCCGATTACTACTACAACGGCACGTTCTCCAGCGCCGAGCGACACGTCCGCCACACGCTGGCCAACTCGCAGAGCGCGATGATGCGGCGCCGCGTGCTGCAGTTCGTCGACAGCGTCGAGTGCCCGCTGTGCGACGGTTCCGGTCTGCGGCCGGAGGCGCTGAAGGTGACATTCACCGGGCGCACGATCGCCGACTACGTGGCGATGCCGCTGGCCGACCTCGCTGATACGTTGCGCCCCACGGCTTCTCGGACCGATTCCGCCGCCGCGTACGAGTCGACGGAATCCGGTGAGCTGACGGAAGTGGCGACCATGATTGCCGCCGATCTCGTCGCACGCCTGCAAGTACTCATCGATCTCGGCCTCGGCTATCTCACGCTCAGCCGCCGCACTCCGACGGTGTCACCCGGCGAACTGCAGCGGTTGCGGTTGGCCACTCAGCTGCGTGCCGGCTTGTTCGGCGTGCTCTATGTGCTCGATGAGCCGTCCGCTGGACTGCACCCCGCGGACGCCGAGCCGCTACTTGACGTGCTTGATCGCCTGCGTCGCGCGGGCAATTCGTTGTTCGTGGTCGAGCACGACATGGACGTGGTGCGCCGTGCCGATTGGATTGTCGACGTCGGACCGGGGGCAGGGGAGCTGGGCGGGGACGTCCTCTACAGCGGGCCGGTGCCGGGTCTCGCCGACATCGAGGAGTCGGTCACTCGCAGATACCTTTTCGAGGAGGCCGGGCGGCCCTCTGGTCAATCCCGCCCGGAGACCGGGCGGCTGCAGCTGCGCGGTATCTGCTTCCACAATTTGAGGGACCTCGACGTCGACCTGCCACTGGGTGTCTACACCGCGGTCACCGGAGTGTCCGGTTCAGGCAAGTCGACGCTGGTCGTCAAGGTTCTTGGCGACGTCGTGAACCGCCATCTCGGCACGGGACGCACCACCGAACCTGCCGAACCCATCGACGAAACCGACACCGAGATCGTCGACCTCGATCACGACTCCAGTGTCGGTGTGACGGTTGAGGGGGTTGAGGCGATCAACCGGGTGGTCTCGGTCGACCAGCGCCCGATCGGACGTACGCCGCGCTCGACGCTGGCGACCTACACCGGCTTGTTCGACGCCGTACGCCGTGAGTTCGCCGCGACCCCCAAGGCCCGTCGCCGCGGCTGGACCGCGGGCAGGTTCTCGTTCAACGTGGCCGAAGGCCGGTGCCCCACCTGTCAGGGGGAGGGGTTCGTGTCCGTCGAATTGTTGTTCCTTCCCGGCACATACGCGACATGTCCGGCGTGTCAAGGTGCGCGCTACTCCGACGAGACCCTCCAGGTGCGTTATCGCGACCGGACGATCGCCGACGTGCTCGCGATGACCGTCGATGAAGCCTCGGAGTTTCTTGCCGACGTCGCCAGTGCAGCGCGAAGCCTGACCACGCTGCAAGAGGTCGGACTGGGATATCTGCGTCTCGGACAGCCCGCGACCGAGCTGTCAGGCGGCGAGGCGCAGCGGATCAAACTCGCCTCCGAACTGCAGAGACCTCGACGAGGGCATACTCTCTACGTCCTTGACGAGCCGACCACCGGCCTCCACCCCGCCGATGTCGATCTGCTCGATCGTCAACTGCACCGCCTGGTCGACGCGGGCAATACCGTGGTGGTGGCCGAGCACGACATGCGGATGGTCGCGGGTGCGGACTGGGTGATTGACCTGGGACCGGGAGCCGGCAACGACGGCGGTCGGGTCGTGGCCGCGGGCCCGCCTACGAGGGTCGCACGCGCGAAACAGAGCCGCACGGCGCCGTATCTGGCAAAGCGGTTGGCGCCCACTGCTACTCGATAA
- a CDS encoding phage holin family protein has protein sequence MIRFLLRVVIFLGSSAIGLLVAAWLVPGVRVSAWGFIAAVVIFTVAQGILSPFFLKMASRYASAFLGGIGLVSTLAALILASILTNGLSIRGIGSWIAATVVVWLVTALATLLLPMLVLKKKATST, from the coding sequence GTGATCCGCTTCCTGCTGCGCGTGGTGATTTTTCTCGGCTCGTCCGCCATCGGCCTGCTTGTCGCAGCGTGGTTGGTCCCCGGCGTCAGGGTTTCGGCGTGGGGGTTCATCGCTGCCGTCGTCATCTTCACCGTCGCCCAAGGGATTCTCTCGCCGTTCTTCCTGAAGATGGCCAGCCGCTATGCGTCGGCATTTCTCGGCGGAATCGGCTTGGTGTCGACACTGGCGGCACTGATCCTGGCTTCGATTCTCACCAACGGGCTGTCCATCCGCGGAATCGGATCCTGGATCGCCGCGACCGTCGTCGTCTGGTTGGTCACGGCACTCGCCACACTGCTGCTGCCGATGCTCGTCCTGAAGAAGAAAGCGACGTCGACTTAG
- a CDS encoding carboxymuconolactone decarboxylase family protein, producing the protein MSDENLAERIGGLVAMSSGDGRLDTLMRLTCSRALSLPPLPMEVDLIDGAAEHEPLVCAFTEQFAVDVSGIGDNQRKQLAKALGDNVFRTVVMMFVADFVPRVWAGFEALGLRKAGNGGAVEWDHDSDPTDALLNGFLPAVARMRGLDPVTTEVVRLRGAAQHNCRLCKSRRETNALDSGGSEDLYGEIEQYESSEKLTDAHKAALRFVDAMIWTPSKISPDIVAGVRQHFSKDQAFELTVDIMRNAANKIMVSLGVDAPLVTDGTELFTVDTDGQTVSTG; encoded by the coding sequence GTGAGTGACGAGAATCTAGCCGAGCGGATCGGCGGGCTGGTGGCGATGTCGTCGGGGGACGGACGGCTCGACACGTTGATGCGGCTGACGTGCAGCAGGGCGCTGTCGTTGCCGCCGCTGCCGATGGAGGTCGATCTGATCGACGGCGCGGCCGAGCATGAGCCGCTGGTGTGCGCATTCACCGAGCAGTTCGCCGTCGATGTGTCGGGCATTGGTGACAATCAGCGTAAGCAGCTGGCGAAGGCGTTGGGCGACAATGTGTTTCGCACAGTCGTGATGATGTTCGTCGCCGACTTCGTGCCGAGGGTGTGGGCCGGGTTCGAGGCGTTGGGGCTGCGCAAGGCCGGCAACGGCGGTGCCGTCGAGTGGGACCACGACTCCGATCCGACCGACGCCCTGCTCAACGGGTTCCTGCCGGCGGTGGCGCGGATGCGCGGGCTGGATCCGGTGACGACGGAGGTCGTTCGGCTGCGGGGCGCGGCGCAGCACAACTGCCGGCTGTGCAAGTCGCGGCGGGAGACCAATGCGCTGGACTCGGGCGGGTCAGAGGACCTCTACGGCGAGATCGAGCAGTATGAGTCCTCCGAGAAGCTGACCGATGCGCACAAGGCGGCGCTGCGGTTCGTCGACGCGATGATCTGGACGCCGTCGAAGATCAGCCCCGATATCGTCGCCGGGGTGCGCCAGCACTTCTCGAAGGATCAGGCGTTCGAGTTGACGGTGGACATTATGCGCAACGCGGCCAACAAGATCATGGTGTCGCTGGGGGTGGACGCGCCGCTGGTGACGGATGGCACGGAGTTGTTCACCGTCGATACCGACGGGCAGACGGTCTCGACGGGCTAA
- a CDS encoding TldD/PmbA family protein: MIGAQQVVDTVLAEAGRLGKADETIVLVTDRADASLRWAGNSMTTNGESVSRSTAVISIVRQGNTARVGSVRSSDVDPSSIAGLVAESQDVARSAPDAPDSAPPLPGDGALDDWDDLVPGTSVQAFLEVAGSLAARGFSGADQLYGFARHEVETTFLATSNGLRRRYSQPTGSVEINGKRDDASAWVGHSTPDFFDVPTDSLLERLSTRLGWAQRTVELPAGRYETIMPPSTVADMMIYLWWTMDGRGAEEGRTALSAPGGGTRVGEKLTDLPLTMYSDPFAEGLGCTPFVTASASSERASVFDNGLDIGRVDWIRDGSISTLAYPRASAAEFNAPVAVAADNLLMTGGTASLADMIANTERGLLLTTLWYIRVVDPAVLLMTGLTRDGVYLVEDGEVTAAVNNFRFNESPLDLLRRATEAGATDRTLPREWGDWMTRVTMPSLRIPDFHMSSVSQAQ, encoded by the coding sequence GTGATCGGAGCACAGCAGGTAGTCGACACTGTCCTGGCCGAGGCCGGCCGGCTCGGAAAGGCTGACGAGACCATCGTCCTGGTGACGGATCGCGCGGACGCGTCGTTGCGCTGGGCGGGCAATTCGATGACCACCAACGGCGAATCGGTGAGCCGAAGCACCGCGGTGATATCGATTGTGCGGCAGGGAAATACGGCGCGAGTCGGCTCGGTGCGGTCCAGTGACGTGGACCCGTCCTCAATCGCCGGCTTGGTGGCGGAGTCGCAGGATGTCGCACGTTCGGCCCCCGACGCGCCGGACAGCGCGCCGCCGCTGCCTGGTGACGGCGCCCTCGACGATTGGGACGACCTGGTTCCGGGCACCAGCGTCCAGGCGTTTCTCGAAGTGGCGGGCAGCCTGGCGGCGCGGGGTTTCAGCGGTGCCGATCAGTTGTACGGGTTCGCCCGGCACGAGGTTGAGACGACGTTCCTGGCCACCTCGAACGGTTTGCGGCGCCGCTATTCCCAGCCGACGGGTTCGGTGGAGATCAACGGCAAACGTGACGACGCCAGCGCATGGGTGGGACACAGCACCCCCGACTTCTTCGATGTGCCAACGGATTCACTGCTCGAGCGGCTGTCAACGAGGCTGGGCTGGGCGCAACGCACCGTCGAACTGCCGGCCGGACGGTACGAGACGATCATGCCTCCGTCGACAGTGGCCGACATGATGATCTACCTGTGGTGGACGATGGACGGCCGCGGCGCCGAGGAGGGTCGCACCGCACTCTCGGCTCCCGGCGGCGGTACGCGGGTGGGCGAGAAGCTCACCGATCTGCCGCTGACGATGTACTCGGATCCGTTCGCCGAGGGGTTGGGGTGTACGCCGTTCGTCACGGCGTCGGCGTCGTCGGAGCGGGCCTCGGTCTTCGACAACGGGCTGGACATCGGACGCGTGGACTGGATACGTGACGGCAGCATCAGCACGCTGGCGTATCCGCGCGCGTCGGCCGCCGAGTTCAACGCGCCGGTCGCGGTGGCCGCGGACAACCTGCTGATGACCGGCGGCACGGCCAGCCTGGCGGACATGATCGCGAACACCGAGCGCGGCCTGCTGCTGACCACGTTGTGGTACATCCGCGTCGTCGACCCGGCAGTGCTGCTGATGACGGGCCTGACCCGCGACGGCGTCTACCTCGTCGAAGACGGCGAGGTGACGGCGGCCGTCAACAATTTCCGGTTCAACGAAAGCCCGCTGGACCTGTTGCGACGGGCCACCGAAGCCGGCGCCACCGACCGCACGCTGCCGCGGGAATGGGGCGACTGGATGACGCGGGTGACGATGCCGTCGCTGCGGATCCCCGACTTCCACATGTCCTCGGTGAGCCAGGCGCAATAA
- a CDS encoding TldD/PmbA family protein has protein sequence MTAQRQVDADFLELPRHDLADAALSAAVAAGASYADLRIHAITTEHVQLRDGELEAAVVNREIGLAVRVIVDGTWGFASHAELQPGTAAETARRAVHVAATLKPLNAERIELAPEPVYSDVSWVSDYRIDPFAVAAPDKIAVLGEYSGRLMAADGVDHVSAGLHAMKEQTFYADTFGSSITQQRVRLMPTLDAVTVDAAAGTFETMRTLVPPMARGWEIVAGDDVWNWSDELAQLPSLLAEKAKAPSVSAGPTDLVIDPTNLWLTIHESIGHATEYDRAIGYEAAYAGTSFATPDKLGTMRYGSPVMNVTADRTVEYGLASVGFDDEGVRAQSWDLVRDGIFVGYQLDRVFAPRLGVARSNGCSYADSPHHVPIQRMANVSLQPGTDDLSTDDLIARVQDGIYIVGDKSWSIDMQRYNFQFTGQRFFRIRDGRLDGQLRDVAYQATTTDFWGSMEAVGGPSTWRLGGAFNCGKAQPGQVAAVSHGCPSALFRGVNVLNTRDESGR, from the coding sequence GTGACAGCGCAACGCCAAGTCGACGCCGACTTCCTCGAGCTGCCGCGCCATGACCTGGCCGATGCGGCACTATCCGCGGCAGTGGCCGCCGGCGCCAGCTACGCCGACCTGCGTATTCATGCGATCACGACGGAACACGTCCAGCTACGCGACGGCGAGCTCGAGGCCGCCGTCGTCAACCGCGAAATCGGCCTGGCGGTGCGGGTCATCGTCGACGGCACGTGGGGTTTCGCCTCGCACGCCGAGCTGCAGCCCGGCACCGCCGCCGAGACCGCACGACGGGCCGTGCACGTGGCGGCGACGCTGAAGCCCTTGAACGCCGAGCGCATCGAACTGGCCCCTGAACCGGTGTACTCCGACGTCAGCTGGGTGTCGGACTATCGCATCGACCCGTTCGCCGTCGCCGCCCCGGACAAGATCGCGGTGCTCGGCGAGTACTCAGGACGGTTGATGGCCGCCGACGGCGTCGACCATGTGTCGGCCGGCCTGCACGCGATGAAGGAGCAGACCTTCTACGCCGACACGTTCGGCTCGTCGATCACCCAGCAGCGGGTCCGGCTGATGCCGACGCTGGACGCCGTGACCGTGGACGCCGCGGCGGGCACGTTCGAAACGATGCGCACGTTGGTGCCGCCGATGGCCAGGGGCTGGGAGATCGTCGCGGGTGACGACGTGTGGAACTGGTCCGACGAGCTGGCACAGCTGCCGTCGCTGTTGGCCGAGAAGGCCAAGGCGCCCAGCGTTTCGGCGGGGCCGACGGACCTGGTGATCGACCCGACCAACCTGTGGCTGACCATCCACGAATCGATCGGGCACGCCACCGAATATGACCGCGCGATCGGCTACGAGGCGGCGTACGCCGGCACGTCGTTCGCGACCCCGGACAAGCTGGGCACGATGCGCTACGGCTCGCCGGTGATGAACGTCACCGCTGACCGGACTGTCGAATACGGCTTGGCCAGTGTCGGTTTCGACGATGAAGGGGTGCGGGCGCAGAGCTGGGACCTGGTGCGCGACGGGATCTTCGTCGGCTACCAACTTGACCGCGTGTTCGCCCCGCGCCTTGGTGTCGCGCGGTCCAACGGCTGCTCGTATGCCGACTCGCCGCATCATGTGCCGATCCAGCGGATGGCCAACGTGTCGCTGCAGCCGGGAACCGACGACCTGAGTACCGATGATCTGATCGCCCGCGTGCAGGACGGCATCTACATCGTCGGCGACAAGTCGTGGTCTATCGACATGCAGCGCTACAACTTTCAGTTCACCGGGCAGCGGTTCTTCCGCATCCGCGACGGGCGCCTGGACGGCCAGCTGCGCGATGTCGCGTACCAGGCGACCACGACCGATTTCTGGGGGTCGATGGAAGCGGTCGGCGGGCCGTCGACGTGGCGCCTCGGCGGCGCATTCAACTGCGGGAAGGCGCAGCCGGGCCAGGTCGCGGCCGTCAGCCATGGCTGTCCGTCGGCGTTGTTCCGTGGTGTGAACGTGCTCAATACGCGTGACGAGTCGGGGCGGTAG
- a CDS encoding energy-coupling factor transporter transmembrane component T family protein, which translates to MTAPTANPRQRRQVVLLRPVPGNSAVHRLWAGTKLLMVAAIGILMTFYPGWVPIGAVAVLVLVAARIARIPRGVLPSIPGWLWILVFFGGLTATFAGGGPVIDVGSVEIGLGGLFNFLRITALSIVLLGLGAMVSWTTNVAEIAPAVAKLGRPLRALRIPVDEWAVALALALRAFPMLIDEFRVLYAARRLRPKDVASTRRGRFHNAWLELIDLLAAAVVVALRRADEMGDAITARGGAGQISASPSGPKAIDWWALAIVTVVCGTALALELTILGTSAVTG; encoded by the coding sequence GTGACGGCCCCGACCGCGAACCCGCGGCAGCGCAGGCAGGTCGTGCTGCTACGGCCCGTGCCGGGCAACAGCGCCGTCCATCGACTCTGGGCCGGCACGAAACTCCTCATGGTGGCCGCCATCGGCATCTTGATGACCTTCTACCCCGGTTGGGTTCCCATCGGCGCGGTAGCCGTCTTGGTGCTGGTTGCCGCACGGATCGCACGGATTCCCCGAGGTGTACTGCCCTCGATTCCGGGCTGGCTCTGGATTCTGGTGTTTTTCGGCGGCCTGACTGCGACGTTCGCGGGCGGGGGCCCCGTGATCGATGTCGGCTCGGTCGAGATCGGGTTGGGCGGGTTGTTCAACTTCTTGCGCATCACTGCGCTGTCGATCGTCCTGCTGGGCCTCGGTGCCATGGTGTCGTGGACGACGAACGTCGCCGAAATCGCCCCCGCTGTCGCCAAATTGGGACGGCCGCTGCGTGCGCTGCGCATCCCCGTCGATGAGTGGGCGGTGGCGCTGGCTTTGGCATTGCGCGCTTTCCCGATGCTGATCGACGAATTCCGTGTCCTTTACGCGGCGCGCCGGCTCAGGCCCAAGGATGTGGCGTCGACGAGGCGGGGGCGCTTTCACAACGCGTGGCTCGAGCTGATCGACCTGCTCGCGGCGGCCGTGGTTGTTGCATTGCGGCGAGCCGACGAGATGGGCGATGCCATCACCGCTCGCGGTGGCGCGGGCCAGATCTCGGCGTCGCCGTCGGGCCCGAAGGCGATTGACTGGTGGGCTCTGGCGATAGTGACCGTGGTGTGCGGCACTGCACTCGCCCTGGAGCTCACGATCCTGGGCACCAGCGCCGTCACGGGCTGA